The Halarchaeum grantii genome includes a window with the following:
- a CDS encoding DUF7523 family protein, with amino-acid sequence MPDTLAADVRAALHDHPFLHTALRAGVVNHAAAARFLGLDAEADVDAAATALRRHADALDGYGTESRDARVTMESRLGRVDDPEDALLAVNGAGFAPGEGALTGVLATGDVDATALGGVLGRLGVADVAVEAAGVAGDALLVVVGRRDGPDAVRAVEAALDGVPA; translated from the coding sequence ATGCCCGACACGCTCGCGGCGGACGTACGCGCGGCGCTCCACGACCACCCCTTCCTCCACACCGCGTTGCGCGCGGGCGTCGTGAACCACGCGGCGGCGGCGCGCTTCCTCGGCCTCGACGCCGAGGCGGACGTGGACGCGGCGGCGACGGCGCTCCGCAGGCACGCCGACGCGCTCGACGGCTACGGAACCGAGTCGCGCGACGCCCGCGTCACGATGGAGAGTCGCCTCGGCCGCGTCGACGACCCCGAGGACGCGCTGCTCGCGGTGAACGGCGCCGGCTTCGCGCCCGGAGAGGGGGCGTTGACGGGCGTGCTCGCGACGGGCGACGTGGACGCGACCGCGCTCGGGGGCGTCCTCGGGCGCCTCGGCGTCGCGGACGTCGCCGTCGAGGCCGCCGGCGTTGCCGGGGACGCCCTGCTCGTCGTCGTCGGGCGCCGCGACGGCCCGGACGCCGTGCGGGCGGTGGAGGCCGCACTCGACGGCGTGCCCGCGTAG
- the cysS gene encoding cysteine--tRNA ligase: MTLRVSNTLSGETEEFVPQDPDDVRLYYCGLTTSDPPHLGHARSWVHVDVMSRWLRHLGYGVRHVENFTDVNEKIVARVGRDGDDENDVAEQYITEVLESMRALNLERTEVRPRVSEHVPEIVDLVETLVESGHAYESNGSVYFDVTSFEEYGKLSNQDLESIEEQGDPDERSEKRHPADFALWKADGVDADAIARHRGHDHPGTPAHPEGQTWESPWGEGRPGWHIECSAMSMAHLGETLDIHVGGRDLVFPHHENEIAQSEAATGEPFANYWLHCALFEMDEEKMSSSLGNFITVADAVAEYGANALRLFMVSGTYNSRQTYSEDAIDEAVERAERLERCYEDAVTALDSVDAHTKAEDADLRAATEDAATEFEAAMNDDFNTREALTALFDLVSAVNVHLAERDDYDYGGLKAAVETFEEYGGGVLGFELGAEQGGDVTLAEDLVDLVLELREEARAEGEYERADRLRDELEALDVTVEDTDSGPTYRL, encoded by the coding sequence ATGACGCTGCGCGTGAGTAACACGCTCTCCGGCGAGACCGAGGAGTTCGTCCCGCAGGACCCCGACGACGTCCGCCTCTACTACTGTGGCCTGACGACCTCCGACCCGCCCCACCTCGGCCACGCCCGCTCGTGGGTGCACGTGGACGTGATGAGCCGCTGGCTCCGACATCTGGGATACGGCGTCCGGCACGTCGAGAACTTCACGGACGTGAACGAGAAGATCGTCGCGCGCGTCGGCCGCGACGGCGACGACGAGAACGACGTCGCCGAGCAGTACATCACGGAGGTCCTCGAGTCGATGCGCGCGCTCAACCTCGAGCGGACTGAGGTCCGCCCGCGCGTCTCCGAGCACGTCCCCGAGATCGTCGACCTCGTGGAGACGCTCGTCGAGTCCGGTCACGCCTACGAGTCGAACGGCTCCGTCTACTTCGACGTCACCTCCTTCGAGGAGTACGGGAAGCTCTCCAATCAGGACCTGGAGAGCATCGAGGAGCAGGGCGACCCGGACGAGCGCTCCGAGAAACGCCATCCGGCGGACTTCGCGCTCTGGAAGGCGGACGGCGTCGACGCGGACGCCATCGCGCGCCACCGCGGCCACGACCACCCGGGGACGCCGGCGCACCCGGAGGGCCAGACGTGGGAGTCGCCGTGGGGCGAGGGCCGTCCCGGCTGGCACATCGAGTGCTCGGCGATGAGCATGGCGCACCTCGGGGAGACGCTCGACATCCACGTCGGCGGCCGTGACCTCGTCTTCCCCCATCACGAGAACGAGATCGCACAGTCGGAGGCCGCGACGGGCGAGCCGTTCGCGAACTACTGGCTCCACTGCGCGCTCTTCGAGATGGACGAGGAGAAGATGAGCTCGAGCCTCGGGAACTTCATCACGGTGGCGGACGCCGTCGCGGAGTACGGCGCGAACGCACTCCGGCTCTTCATGGTCTCGGGCACCTACAACAGCCGTCAGACCTACTCGGAGGACGCCATCGACGAGGCCGTCGAGCGCGCCGAGCGCCTCGAACGCTGCTACGAGGACGCCGTCACCGCCCTCGACTCCGTGGACGCCCACACGAAGGCCGAAGACGCGGACCTCCGGGCGGCCACGGAGGACGCCGCGACGGAGTTCGAGGCGGCGATGAACGACGACTTCAACACGCGCGAGGCGCTCACCGCGCTCTTCGACCTCGTGTCGGCGGTGAACGTTCACCTCGCGGAGCGCGACGACTACGACTACGGGGGCCTCAAGGCCGCCGTCGAGACGTTCGAGGAGTACGGCGGCGGCGTCCTCGGCTTCGAACTCGGCGCCGAGCAGGGCGGTGACGTCACGCTCGCCGAGGACCTCGTCGACCTCGTGTTAGAACTCAGAGAGGAAGCGCGGGCGGAAGGTGAGTACGAGCGCGCAGACCGACTTCGAGACGAGCTAGAGGCGCTCGACGTCACGGTCGAAGACACTGACAGCGGTCCGACATACAGGCTGTAG
- a CDS encoding CbiX/SirB N-terminal domain-containing protein: MQALVIVAHGSHLNPGSSEPTFAHADTVRATGAFDEVREAFWKEEPSFREALRTVESEEVYVVPLFVSEGYFTEQVIPRELRLEGWDVEEWNSDGTDAEHVTLDAADVEKTIHYCGPVGTHDSMDDVIVERAKSVTGDADVGEGFGLAVVGHGTERNENSAKAIHYHADRIRESGRFEEVQAVFMDEDPEVDDVSDLFESDDVVVVPLFVADGFHTQEDIPEDMGLTDDYREGYEIPTAVDDTRIWYAGAVGTEPLVADVILERARDAGADVAAAIETVREQTREDAGDTAAAGD, from the coding sequence ATGCAAGCGCTCGTCATCGTCGCGCACGGCTCGCACCTCAATCCGGGGTCGAGCGAACCGACGTTCGCGCACGCGGACACCGTTCGGGCGACCGGGGCGTTCGACGAGGTCCGCGAGGCCTTCTGGAAGGAGGAGCCCTCCTTCCGCGAGGCCCTGCGCACCGTCGAGTCCGAGGAGGTGTACGTCGTGCCGCTGTTCGTCTCCGAGGGGTATTTCACCGAGCAAGTCATCCCGCGCGAACTCCGCCTCGAAGGCTGGGACGTTGAGGAGTGGAACTCGGACGGGACGGACGCCGAGCACGTCACGCTCGACGCCGCCGACGTCGAGAAGACCATCCACTACTGCGGGCCGGTCGGCACGCACGACTCGATGGACGACGTCATCGTCGAGCGCGCGAAGTCCGTCACCGGCGACGCGGACGTCGGGGAGGGGTTCGGCCTCGCCGTCGTCGGCCACGGCACCGAGCGCAACGAGAACTCCGCGAAGGCCATCCACTACCACGCCGACCGCATCCGCGAGAGCGGGCGCTTCGAGGAGGTGCAGGCCGTGTTCATGGACGAGGACCCCGAGGTCGACGACGTCTCCGACCTCTTCGAGAGCGACGACGTCGTCGTCGTCCCGCTCTTCGTCGCGGACGGCTTCCACACGCAGGAGGACATCCCCGAGGACATGGGCCTCACGGACGACTACCGCGAGGGCTACGAGATACCCACGGCGGTCGACGATACCCGCATCTGGTACGCGGGCGCGGTCGGCACCGAACCGCTCGTCGCGGACGTCATCCTCGAGCGCGCGCGTGACGCGGGCGCTGACGTCGCCGCCGCCATCGAGACGGTGCGCGAGCAGACGCGCGAGGACGCCGGTGACACGGCCGCGGCGGGGGACTGA
- a CDS encoding DR2241 family protein has protein sequence MSDGVAALMEAATDGVDFDGLIVENTAYGYRFETPEVSKRGIDASELAALADGDPYVRNWRYWEETVGGHGTARRAFLRWLEGAADANAPDAPETDESAAHAEPDDGGETDEDGADDGEATDVNARMDALSDGGRTRTWGELRIRVRLAEGGARVYDVRHHEDAEADPAALDTYRDPLDARELVKHDDDGRYRPLSTAPSLPHGWRFVDLSGDDLVDTVGFVYPATVENWYREREGDLDVTHWRETADRQSGIYGVVSELPDEALAWAAEACCVDSQCLKRREWDHDAEHDLDVPRGDGEFPCREPCSLFVAAARKFTYLEQEDEHTYELTLTESELEQLGDLLDAVADGRTEEIREADVGDGANRYRARYLRAKRGTDLAD, from the coding sequence ATGAGCGATGGCGTCGCCGCCCTGATGGAGGCGGCCACGGACGGCGTCGACTTCGACGGCCTCATCGTCGAGAACACCGCGTACGGCTATCGCTTCGAGACCCCCGAGGTATCGAAACGCGGCATCGACGCCAGCGAACTCGCCGCGCTCGCCGACGGCGACCCCTACGTCCGGAACTGGCGCTACTGGGAGGAGACGGTCGGCGGCCACGGCACCGCCCGCCGGGCCTTCCTCCGGTGGCTCGAAGGCGCCGCCGACGCGAACGCGCCGGATGCGCCCGAGACGGACGAGTCGGCCGCCCACGCGGAGCCCGACGACGGCGGCGAGACCGACGAGGACGGGGCCGACGACGGCGAGGCGACCGACGTGAACGCCCGTATGGACGCCCTCAGCGACGGCGGCCGCACCCGAACGTGGGGCGAACTCCGCATCCGGGTCCGCCTCGCCGAGGGCGGCGCGCGCGTCTACGACGTCCGCCACCACGAGGACGCCGAGGCGGACCCCGCCGCTCTCGACACCTACCGCGACCCGCTCGACGCGCGCGAGCTCGTGAAACACGACGACGACGGGCGCTATCGCCCGCTTTCGACCGCGCCGTCGCTCCCGCACGGCTGGCGCTTCGTCGACCTCTCGGGCGACGATCTCGTCGACACCGTCGGCTTCGTCTACCCGGCGACGGTCGAGAACTGGTACCGCGAGCGCGAGGGCGACCTCGACGTCACGCACTGGCGCGAGACGGCGGACCGACAGAGCGGCATCTACGGCGTCGTCTCGGAACTCCCCGACGAGGCGCTCGCGTGGGCCGCCGAGGCCTGCTGCGTCGACAGCCAGTGCCTGAAGCGCCGCGAGTGGGACCACGACGCCGAACACGACCTCGACGTCCCGCGCGGCGACGGGGAGTTCCCCTGTCGCGAGCCCTGTTCGCTGTTCGTCGCCGCCGCGCGCAAGTTCACCTACCTCGAACAGGAGGACGAGCACACCTACGAACTCACGCTCACCGAGAGCGAACTCGAACAGCTCGGCGACCTCCTCGACGCCGTCGCGGACGGCCGCACTGAGGAGATTCGGGAAGCCGACGTCGGCGACGGCGCGAACCGCTATCGCGCGCGCTACCTCCGCGCGAAACGCGGGACGGACCTCGCCGACTAG
- a CDS encoding DUF6517 family protein, with translation MRQKQLVAVGLVVLVALSGCSFLSGPVTFSADKATVSDQALSETDYEEVSVNQSVITRNFSAAGQSKQVEVTNWIAQYDREIDLGPLGSKRAAVFSAVATPQVKVLGQGPFNPVSDYSNAQLVMMLQQNYESIDDIQHRSNYTATMLGHETTVGTFSAQAKLQGGQSMDVYVHVTKVQDGDDYVIAVAVYPQQFDDRESQRVQTLLGGVQHGNASA, from the coding sequence ATGCGACAGAAACAACTCGTTGCGGTGGGGCTCGTGGTGCTCGTCGCGCTCTCGGGGTGTTCGTTCCTCTCGGGGCCCGTGACGTTCAGCGCCGACAAAGCGACCGTCAGCGACCAAGCGCTCTCCGAGACCGACTACGAGGAAGTGTCCGTGAACCAGTCGGTCATCACGCGGAACTTCAGCGCCGCCGGCCAGTCGAAGCAGGTCGAGGTGACGAACTGGATCGCCCAGTACGACCGCGAAATCGACCTCGGGCCGCTCGGCTCGAAGCGCGCCGCCGTCTTCAGCGCGGTCGCCACCCCGCAGGTGAAAGTGCTCGGACAGGGGCCGTTCAACCCCGTCTCCGACTACAGCAACGCACAGCTCGTGATGATGCTCCAGCAGAACTACGAGAGCATCGACGACATCCAGCACCGCTCGAACTACACGGCGACGATGCTCGGCCACGAGACCACGGTCGGGACGTTCAGCGCGCAGGCGAAGCTCCAAGGCGGCCAGTCGATGGACGTCTACGTCCACGTCACGAAGGTACAGGACGGTGACGACTACGTCATCGCCGTCGCCGTCTACCCGCAGCAGTTCGACGACCGGGAGTCCCAGCGCGTGCAGACCCTCCTCGGCGGCGTCCAGCACGGTAACGCCAGCGCCTAA